The following are encoded in a window of Syngnathoides biaculeatus isolate LvHL_M chromosome 3, ASM1980259v1, whole genome shotgun sequence genomic DNA:
- the lrp3 gene encoding low-density lipoprotein receptor-related protein 3, whose product MGETVRLGMLVLLVLSCTAVLRSGTAGCGERVEVHMERRGVIFSPSWPLNYPVGLNCSWTIQAGRGEIITISFRVFDVGGPGTCESGDWLLMTSAEWGSGAQDSQRLCGSTRPPPFITSRGRAWIFFHSKVNSSGQAQGFHMSYIKGHLGQSSCQPDEFLCGNGKCVPHSWKCNGQDECGDATDERGCSPPLTEAPPGPCPRGTLPCASGRSTRCLAATLRCDRSRDCPDGSDELGCPDTVCGKHLGHFYGSFASPDFFRPAPRTDAELRCSWVVDTRDPKPILLRLDLRLGPGDALHVYDGTLHRAENLLQVLSYHNNRRPTLLESSRGQMSVLYTAKPQSPGHGFNATYQVKGYCFPGERPCGSEQGCFSERQRCDGYWHCPSGRDEASCPVCPDGEFPCGGDAAGACYPPSERCNNQKRCLDGSDENNCYDCQPGNFHCGDNLCIFETWRCDGQEDCPDGSDERDCPTAVPRKVITAALIGSLVCGLLLVVALGCALKLHALRGREYRAFETQMSRMEAEFVQREAPPSYGQLIAQGLIPPVDDFPTYNPAQASLLQNIRLAMSRQLRRHTSRRSLVSSSSRRRFGHLWHRLFRREGRPRGHVPLLDPPVSTHVNLGLHSYRTGARNVAADPAQGNWEGTDPGCTSESPASPLSFQSGTSPEGPALSPETPVPSEVLGPSPPTEPHPHSRKLVLDLALNLKGVSLRRYSPLGSLSPANSLPTATLPHPLGSVPPSSSSSEGDANGRTAEMRCQEKRKRRKKKKRQGNDPLGQQTTPC is encoded by the exons GCACAGCAGGGTGCGGCGAGCGGGTGGAGGTGCACATGGAGCGCAGGGGTGTTATCTTTAGCCCCTCCTGGCCTTTGAACTACCCTGTCGGACTCAACTGCAGCTGGACCATCCAGGCGGGCCGCGGGGAGATCATCACCATCAG TTTCCGTGTGTTTGATGTTGGCGGGCCGGGAACCTGTGAGTCTGGTGATTGGCTGCTGATGACGTCAGCCGAGTGGGGCAGCGGTGCTCAGGATTCGCAGCGTCTGTGCGGTTCCACGCGGCCGCCACCATTTATTACCAGCAGGGGACGCGCTTGGATCTTCTTTCACTCCAAAGTCAACAGCTCAGGCCAAGCTCAAGGCTTCCACATGTCCTACATCAAAG GTCACTTGGGTCAGAGCAGCTGTCAGCCGGACGAGTTCCTGTGCGGTAACGGCAAATGTGTACCGCATTCTTGGAAGTGTAACGGCCAGGATGAGTGCGGCGACGCCACTGACGAGCGAGGATGTTCACCGCCGCTCACCGAGGCCCCACCGGGCCCATGCCCACGAGGCACGCTCCCCTGTGCCTCGGGGCGGTCCACCCGCTGCCTAGCCGCCACCCTGCGCTGCGATCGCTCCCGGGACTGCCCGGACGGCAGCGACGAGCTCGGTTGCCCTGACACCGTGTGCGGAAAACATCTGGGCCACTTCTACGGCTCCTTCGCATCGCCCGATTTTTTCCGCCCCGCTCCGAGGACAGACGCAGAACTGCGCTGCTCGTGGGTGGTGGACACCCGGGACCCGAAACCCATCCTGCTGCGGCTGGACCTGCGGCTTGGGCCCGGGGATGCGCTGCACGTGTATGACGGCACCCTGCACAGGGCTGAAAACCTCCTGCAGGTGCTGTCCTACCATAACAACCGTCGCCCCACCTTGCTGGAGTCCAGCCGGGGACAGATGAGCGTCCTCTACACGGCAAAACCGCAAAGTCCTGGACACGGGTTCAATGCCACCTACCAG GTGAAAGGCTACTGCTTCCCCGGTGAGCGTCCCTGCGGCAGCGAGCAGGGTTGCTTCTCGGAACGTCAGCGCTGCGACGGCTACTGGCATTGTCCGTCCGGCCGGGACGAGGCATCATGTCCGGTGTGTCCTGACGGTGAGTTCCCATGTGGTGGCGACGCGGCGGGCGCCTGCTATCCACCGTCAGAGCGCTGCAACAACCAGAAGAG GTGCCTGGATGGTTCCGACGAGAACAACTGCTACGACTGCCAGCCGGGCAACTTCCACTGCGGCGACAACCTGTGCATTTTCGAGACGTGGCGGTGCGACGGCCAAGAGGACTGTCCGGACGGCAGCGACGAGCGCGACTGCCCCACGGCAGTGCCACGTAAAGTGATCACGGCGGCGCTGATCGGCAGCCTGGTGTGCGGCCTGTTGCTGGTGGTGGCACTTGGCTGCGCCCTCAAGCTGCACGCGTTGCGTGGCCGCGAGTACCGAGCCTTCGAGACGCAGATGTCGCGCATGGAGGCAGAGTTTGTACAGAGGGAGGCGCCACCGTCTTATGGGCAGCTCATAGCACAGGGACTAATTCCGCCTGTGGACGACTTCCCCACCTACAATCCCGCACAG GCCTCTTTGTTACAGAACATTCGCTTGGCCATGAGCCGACAACTCAGACGTCACACAAGCCGCCGCTCTTTAGTTTCATCATCATCGCGACGCCGCTTTGGCCACTTGTGGCATCGCCTGTTCCGCCGCGAAGGCCGCCCCAGAGGTCACGTGCCACTTCTGGACCCACCGGTCAGCACCCACGTCAACCTGGGGCTCCACAGCTACCGAACCGGGGCGCGGAATGTGGCTGCTGATCCTGCCCAGGGCAATTGGGAGGGCACCGACCCAGGGTGCACGTCGGAGAGTCCcgcctctcctctctccttccAATCAGGGACCAGCCCAGAGGGCCCAGCCCTGTCTCCGGAGACGCCCGTTCCGAGTGAAGTGTTAGGGCCGTCCCCTCCTACTGAACCCCATCCTCACTCTAGAAAACTGGTTCTGGATCTGGCACTAAACCTGAAAGGGGTTTCACTTAGACGCTACTCCCCGCTTGGGTCTCTCTCACCAGCCAATTCCCTGCCGACCGCCACCCTGCCCCACCCTCTTGGGAGTGTGCCCCCATCGTCTTCGTCCTCGGAAGGCGATGCCAACGGTCGTACGGCTGAGATGAGATGCcaggagaagaggaagaggaggaaaaagaagaagaggcaggGCAACGACCCTTTGGGTCAGCAAACAACGCCTTGCTGA